In Escherichia ruysiae, a genomic segment contains:
- the rplY gene encoding 50S ribosomal protein L25 — MFTINAEVRKEQGKGASRRLRAANKFPAIIYGGKEAPLAIELDHDKVMNMQVKAEFYSEVLTIVVDGKEIKVKAQDVQRHPYKPKLQHIDFVRA; from the coding sequence ATGTTTACTATTAACGCAGAAGTACGTAAAGAGCAGGGTAAGGGTGCGAGCCGCCGCCTGCGTGCCGCTAACAAGTTCCCGGCAATCATCTACGGTGGCAAAGAAGCGCCGCTGGCTATCGAGCTGGATCACGACAAAGTCATGAACATGCAAGTTAAAGCTGAATTCTACAGCGAAGTTCTGACCATCGTTGTTGACGGTAAAGAAATCAAAGTTAAAGCTCAGGATGTACAGCGTCACCCGTACAAACCGAAGCTGCAGCACATCGACTTCGTTCGCGCTTAA
- a CDS encoding DEAD/DEAH box helicase: MIFTLRPYQQEAVDATLNHFRRHKTPAVIVLPTGAGKSLVIAELARLARGRVLVLAHVKELVAQNHAKYQALGLEADIFAAGLKRKESHGKVVFGSVQSVARNLDAFQGEFSLLIVDECHRIGDDEESQYQQILTHLTKVNPHLRLLGLTATPFRLGKGWIYQFHYHGMVRGDEKALFRDCIYELPLRYMIKHGYLTPPERLDMPVVQYDFSRLQAQSNGLFSEADLNRELKKQQRITPHIISQIMEFAATRKGVMIFAATVEHAKEIVGLLPAEDAALITGDTPGAERDVLIEDFKAQRFRYLVNVAVLTTGFDAPHVDLIAILRPTESVSLYQQIVGRGLRLAPGKTDCLILDYAGNPHDLYAPEVGTPKGKSDNVPVQVFCPACGFANTFWGKTTADGTLIEHFGRRCQGWFEDDDGHREQCDFRFRFKNCPQCNAENDIAARRCRECDTVLVDPDDMLKAALRLKDALVLRCSGMSLQHGHDEKGEWLKITYYDEDGADVSERFRLQTPAQRTAFEQLFIRPHTRTPGIPLRWITAADILAQQALLRHPDFVVARMKGQYWQVREKVFDYEGRFRRAHELRG; this comes from the coding sequence ATGATTTTTACACTCCGTCCATATCAGCAAGAAGCCGTGGATGCCACGCTCAACCATTTTCGTCGTCATAAAACTCCTGCCGTTATCGTGCTGCCTACTGGTGCAGGTAAAAGCCTGGTGATAGCGGAACTGGCACGGCTGGCGCGTGGTCGCGTGCTGGTGCTGGCGCACGTCAAAGAGCTGGTGGCGCAAAACCATGCAAAATATCAGGCTCTGGGGCTGGAAGCCGATATTTTTGCCGCCGGGCTGAAGCGTAAAGAGAGCCACGGTAAAGTGGTGTTTGGCAGCGTGCAGTCGGTCGCACGCAATCTCGATGCCTTTCAGGGTGAATTTTCGCTGTTGATTGTCGATGAATGCCACCGCATTGGCGACGATGAAGAGAGCCAGTATCAGCAAATCCTTACTCACCTGACAAAAGTGAATCCCCACTTACGCCTGTTGGGGCTGACCGCCACGCCTTTTCGGCTGGGCAAAGGCTGGATCTACCAGTTCCATTATCACGGCATGGTACGTGGCGACGAGAAAGCCCTTTTCCGTGACTGCATTTATGAGCTGCCGCTGCGTTATATGATTAAACACGGCTATCTGACGCCACCAGAACGGCTTGATATGCCGGTAGTGCAATACGATTTCAGCCGCTTGCAGGCACAGAGTAATGGGCTGTTCAGCGAAGCCGATCTCAACCGCGAGCTGAAAAAACAACAACGTATTACGCCGCACATCATCAGCCAGATTATGGAGTTCGCCGCAACGCGCAAAGGGGTGATGATTTTCGCCGCGACGGTTGAACACGCAAAAGAGATTGTGGGATTGCTGCCCGCCGAAGATGCAGCACTCATTACCGGTGACACACCCGGCGCTGAACGTGATGTATTAATTGAAGATTTTAAAGCCCAGCGTTTTCGCTATCTGGTCAACGTTGCGGTACTGACCACCGGATTTGACGCCCCGCACGTCGATCTTATCGCCATCCTGCGCCCTACTGAATCAGTGAGTCTTTACCAACAAATTGTCGGACGCGGTCTGCGTCTGGCGCCCGGCAAGACTGATTGCTTAATTCTTGATTATGCGGGTAATCCTCACGATCTCTACGCGCCAGAAGTTGGCACCCCAAAAGGCAAAAGTGACAACGTTCCGGTACAGGTTTTCTGCCCTGCCTGCGGTTTTGCCAACACCTTCTGGGGCAAAACGACCGCCGACGGTACATTGATTGAACACTTTGGTCGTCGCTGTCAGGGGTGGTTTGAAGATGACGACGGTCATCGCGAACAGTGTGACTTCCGTTTCCGTTTTAAAAATTGCCCACAATGTAACGCGGAAAACGATATTGCCGCCCGACGCTGCCGCGAATGTGACACGGTACTGGTTGATCCAGACGACATGTTAAAAGCGGCGCTACGACTCAAAGACGCGCTGGTATTACGCTGTAGCGGCATGTCTTTGCAGCATGGTCACGACGAGAAAGGCGAATGGCTGAAAATCACCTATTACGATGAAGACGGCGCGGATGTGAGTGAGCGTTTCCGTCTACAAACGCCCGCCCAGCGTACCGCCTTCGAACAACTTTTTATCCGCCCGCATACGCGCACACCGGGCATCCCTCTGCGCTGGATCACCGCTGCCGATATCCTCGCCCAGCAAGCGTTACTGCGCCATCCGGATTTTGTTGTTGCCCGCATGAAAGGTCAGTACTGGCAAGTGCGTGAAAAAGTGTTCGATTACGAAGGTCGTTTTCGTCGGGCGCATGAATTACGCGGTTAA